CCTGCTGCCTTTGCAAGATTGCATGTGTCGAATGTGGGTTCTACGCTGCCATAGCGTCCTGTTGTAGAGATCATGCCCTGAGGAGTTGTTGGAGAAGACTGCCCGCTTGTCATGCCGTATATGGAGTTATTGTAAACCATGATAACCATGTCAAGGTTGCGTCTGCATGCATGAATAAAGTGATTGCCTCCGATAGCAAGCGCATCGCCGTCACCGGTAGTGACTATTACCTTGAGTTTGGGCTTTGCGAGTTTAACCCCTGTTGCATATGCTATCGCCCTTCCGTGGAGGGTGTGCAGCGTATTAAAATCAACATAACCGGGGGTCCTGCTCGAGCAGCCGATACCTGATATCACAGCGATGTCATCCTGAGGAAAGCCGGTAGTCTGTATGGCCCTCAGGAGGCTTTTTAAAACAATTCCATGACCACATCCTGGGCACCAGATGTGCGGAAGTTTCCCCCCCCTGATATAGGGTGAATAATCAAATGGAACCTTCTTTTTCTTTTTTGCCAGAGGCTTTGTTTCTTCAGTCTGTGAGCTCATAACTATTCCTTTCTTAACCGTCCAACATGTCCCGTTTCACTTTTAAGAAGATGGGAAAAACCCATTTCCTGTAATGCTTTCGATTATCTGTGCAGGCTTGATGGGCTCTGTGTCGGCTCTCAATACGCCTTTAACCTCACACCTTCCCCTGGCAACTCTTTCCACTTCATGTACTATCTGCCCTAAATTCATCTCCGGAACTATGATGGCCCGCACTTGTTTTGACAGCTCTTCTACAGCCTTCTCAGGAAACGGCCAGATCGTTAAGGGCCGCAGGAGTCCTGCCTTTATTCCCTGCTTCCTCAGTTCTTTTATGGCAAATTTGGCTGACTTTGCAGAAAGCCCGTATGCAAATACCCCTATCTCAGCATCATCGAGATAAAATTCTTCATTTTTGCAGATCTTGTCCCTGTTGTTGTCAACTTTTCTTATAAGCCTCTGAGCTGTTTCCTCAATAAGCTTTGTATTATTGGTTGGAAAGCCATCTTCACCATGGTACAAGCCTGTTACGTGGAATCTGTATCCTTCTCCGTAAGCTGCGAGAGGTGCTATATCTCCATATTTTTTATCGTAAGGTTTATACTCATTCGGAGGGCAGTCGGGCTTAATCCGGTTTATCACCTCGACCTCCCCTGGAGCCGGCAATGTTATCGCTTCCCTCATGTGGCCGACTATCTCATCATAGAGAATTATTACCGGCATTCTGTACTGCTCTGAAAGGTTGAATGCCCTAACAGTCTCATAAAATAACTCCTGGACAGATGAAGGAGTCAATACAATAGCCGGATGATCTCCGTGGGTCCCCCATTTTGCCTGCATAACATCAGACTGACTTGGTCCTGTAGGCGAACCTGTTGACGGTCCGCTTCTCATTACGTTCACTATTACGCAGGGAACCTCTGTCATGCAGGCGAAGCCAAGTCCTTCCTGCATCAGGGAAAAACCAGGACCGCTGGTTGCGGTCATAGATTTCATGCCTCCAAGCGACCCGCCAATAATCGCGGATATGCTTGCTATCTCATCCTCCATCTGTATGAATACGCCGCCAAGTTTTGGAAGCCTTGCCGCAGCGATTTCCATAACCTCCGTAGAAGGGGTTATTGGATACCCTGCAAAAAATCTGCATCCTGCATAAAATGCCCCTTCAGCACAGGCCTCATTACCCTGCATAAATTTCTTAGCATTCACAGTCATTTCACCCCTTTCTCAAAATACATCGCACTCCAGGTTCAAGCTCAAAAATGCCACCGCGTTTTTCAGCTTGAACTAAAGCTCAAAGACCTGAATAGCAAAATCCGGACACCTGTTATCACACAACTGGCACCCGTTGCATGCATCAAGGTTTTTAACAGCACAAAGATTCCCGTCCATAAACAGTACATCGGTAGGGCAGAAATCAACGCATATTACACAACCCTTGCATAATTTAGGGTCTATATCAATCCTGAAAATCCTCTTCTCAGCTACTGCCATAGTCATAGTCCTCTTTGTATGAGTTAGTCATTTTTTTACTTCACAGTTAGTTTGCCTAATATACAATAGCTGTATATCAGATGCAAGGGAAATGTTGGTTCCGGATAGCCCACGGTACATGGAAATGCAGTGAGTTATGCCCATTCATGAGCCCGGATGCAGGCAGTTGTATGGCCGTTCCCAAAGTCATCAAGTGAGGGGATAACATCTTTACATTCCGGGATCATCTTAGGACACCTGGTGTGGAACCTGCACCCTTTTGGTATGTCAATGGGACTTGGTATGTCACCTTCAAGAAGGATAATCTTTCTCTCTTTTTTCGAAGGGTCAGGGACAGGTATTGCAGAGAGCAGCGCTTGAGTATATGGGTGAAGAGGCCGCGTAAATATTTCTTCAACCTCTGCATGTTCTACGATCTTTCCGAGGTACATTACTGCCACTCTGTCGCTTATTATACGTACGATATTTAAGTCATGTGCAATAAAGAGATAGGCAATATTGTTTTCTTCCTGCAGGTCCTTCAATAGATTTATTACTTGTGACTGAATGGATACATCAAGCGCTGACACTGGTTCGTCAGCTACAATCAA
The Nitrospirota bacterium genome window above contains:
- a CDS encoding 2-oxoacid:ferredoxin oxidoreductase subunit beta, yielding MSSQTEETKPLAKKKKKVPFDYSPYIRGGKLPHIWCPGCGHGIVLKSLLRAIQTTGFPQDDIAVISGIGCSSRTPGYVDFNTLHTLHGRAIAYATGVKLAKPKLKVIVTTGDGDALAIGGNHFIHACRRNLDMVIMVYNNSIYGMTSGQSSPTTPQGMISTTGRYGSVEPTFDTCNLAKAAGATFVARGTAYHFQELEKILHEAINHKGTAVVDIIDACPTYYGRFNKYKTATEMMEKIEKEGTVSVKQAGTMSPEELEGKLLRGILHKSDRPEYLEEYNKLIERVQKK
- a CDS encoding 2-oxoacid:acceptor oxidoreductase subunit alpha: MQGNEACAEGAFYAGCRFFAGYPITPSTEVMEIAAARLPKLGGVFIQMEDEIASISAIIGGSLGGMKSMTATSGPGFSLMQEGLGFACMTEVPCVIVNVMRSGPSTGSPTGPSQSDVMQAKWGTHGDHPAIVLTPSSVQELFYETVRAFNLSEQYRMPVIILYDEIVGHMREAITLPAPGEVEVINRIKPDCPPNEYKPYDKKYGDIAPLAAYGEGYRFHVTGLYHGEDGFPTNNTKLIEETAQRLIRKVDNNRDKICKNEEFYLDDAEIGVFAYGLSAKSAKFAIKELRKQGIKAGLLRPLTIWPFPEKAVEELSKQVRAIIVPEMNLGQIVHEVERVARGRCEVKGVLRADTEPIKPAQIIESITGNGFFPSS
- a CDS encoding 4Fe-4S binding protein, with the protein product MAVAEKRIFRIDIDPKLCKGCVICVDFCPTDVLFMDGNLCAVKNLDACNGCQLCDNRCPDFAIQVFEL